Below is a genomic region from Raphanus sativus cultivar WK10039 chromosome 4, ASM80110v3, whole genome shotgun sequence.
AACGGTTTCCCCTAAATTCGAAAACGTATCCCAACCCTAGAACATCCCACTTCGATTCCTTCGATTTCCCTTCGATTATTCACCGAAAACGTGTGAATCATGGTTGAAACTAGGCTGGGTAAGAGAAAGGATAGGCTTCCTCCAACGGATCCTCCTCCGCAAAAGAGCGGGACCTCGAAGAACTCGAAGAAGAACAAACCGAAGAActtgaagaagagaaaaacGACGGATGAGGAATCACCGGCGGTTGAATTTGTTGGAACCGTGGGAGTTGCGGAGGAGAATGAAGTAGAAGAACCGGCTAAGGATGTAGAAGATcgggagaaagagaaagaagaatcggagaaggagaaagaaagggaagaagaaaatggagacgaagatgaagaggaagaaggaaacagcgatgcatctcaagaagagaaagaagaaaatggagacgaagatgaagaggaagaaggaaacagcgatgcatctcaagaagataaagaagaaaatggagataaagatgaagatgaagaaggaaatAGCAATGAAGAAGTAGAGaacaaagatgaagaagaaatacaagaggaggaagagaacgGGACTCTCCCGACTCCCGAAGAGAACGGGACTCCCGAAGAGAACAGAGGTCAAAACGAAAATGAAAatcaagaagaaggagagaaggaACCCCCATTGGAAGCGGAATCAGAAAATGTTGATGGTGATGGTGACGGGGTTCTCGGGCAAGGAGAAGAGGTAATAACTGTAAAACTTGAATAGggtttaactaaatatattaggaaAGGCTCGGATAACTTAGGAGAACTATGTTTTAGTACTTGAATAACTGATGTAGAACACAATGTTACTTGCAGGAATTAGAGGCAACCGAGGCAATCAAACCGTTGAGGATGTACTTCTATGAGTCGGAGTACAAGAAACAAATAAAGATAGCGACCAAATGTTTCGTCAATGACGTTATGGTTACATTTGCTAATCTCAAACCGAAGATGAGTGATACTGAGAGGAAGTGGTTTGAGAAGCATCCACAATTCTGTCACGTGTTCCACATGGAGAAGGACTCAAACCACATGGTCCAAGGAATGTGGATGTTGCTATTGCGGACAGTGGATGGCTCGAAGAGGAAGGAAGTGTGGTTCATTGTGAATGGTGTTCCCATCCGCTATGGCCTGAGAGAACACGCTTTGATCTCAGGTCTTAGCTGCCGCAACTATCCACTTGGGTATAAGGAGTTTGGTGATAGAAAGTTCGTGAAGCGCCATTTTAAGAAGGGAGAATCAATAAGGCTTGAGGATGTCAAAGCGAAGCTGTTGGCTATGGGAGAACACAGAGACCGGCTGAAGATGatggttttgttctttttaggAAGTGTTATCTGTGCGCAAACGAAAGTAGGAAAAGGCGCCAAAGATATTTCTATTGACAGTTGGGTAAAGCGTCTTGCAGAAGGACATTCAGTCTTTTTTGAAGAGATGTATGATGTAGACGTTGCTGCGCGTGATCCAAATGCACAAGAGGCTGTCGACGAAGATCAGGATGACGAAGATCAGGATGACGAAGTAGGTGGAGAGGAAGGAGGCGCAAgccagaagaagatgatggaggaGTTGATCAAACAAGTGAAAATGATTGGCACTCAGCTAAAGAGAGTTAAGAAGACAATGGACAAGTTTGAGGAAAGGATGGTGGTTCCGTTTGAGGCGTTTATGAAGAAAGCTATGGATGAAGGGCAAGGAAGCGGGGAGTGAAGAACTCGGTTATGTATTTTGTAAACTCGGTTATGTATTTTGTGGGAAGTTGGACCCattattttgttgttgtgtgGATGTTGGAAACCTCTTGACTTTTTAGGTATGTTGGATGGAACTTGTTCTTGTTATCATGGATGTTGCAATCTTGTTATCATGGATGTTGCAATCTTATATTTTGAATGTGCCTCTTAAGGAAAACTAGGAAAAGTAGGAGAACTTAATGAAAACTAGGACAACTAGGAGAACTTAATGAAAACTAGGAAAACTAGAAATACTAGGAAAACTATAAATACTAGGAAAACTAATTCTTCAACACCACACTTAAACTAAGCATACAATTCTTCAAACTTCCTAACAATgtcatcttcttcattttcgTCATTCCCGCCCTTccctgtcttcttcttctccaaatgACTTTTCATTTCAGAAATGGTCTTCTGTAATTGCTCAATCACTTTATTCTTCTCTCGGATTTCATCACGGGTTTGAAGCAATGCTCTCCTTTGCCATTCTGTACCATCCTCTTCATCGAACCAAGAGAAGTACTTGCATTCATTTCCAAGCTGCAATAAGGGGAAGGTCAAAATTCAAACCCAATTCAAATCCAGATTCCATTATATCCAGATTCCATCATATATTCATACCTTAAAGCGCGGACAGCCATAAAAGTGTCGACCAGGATTTTTGTCAGTCCAAGCTTGCCTTATTTTCGCTGGCAAGCCACAGTGACACAACCTCAGACAAGAAAATCGGCGGCTCCTTTGCGATAAAGacgaacccgaacccgaacccaCTTCCATCTTCACTTTTTCCATCTCACTTGCTCGGCGAGGGGGGGGGAAGAGAATTCGATTCtcgaaatagagagagagagagggagaggaaaTGGGGAAATGGGAGACCCGAAATAGAGAGAGAGGCTAGAGAAAAAGGGGAAAAAGTCAAACTGAAAGGGGCCCAACTGAAAGTGAGATATTAAAATGAGATAATTgcccaaaaaaaatttgttcttAGTTATACCCAAGATACTAGTATTCCCAACTTTGGTCATAGTTATATTTTTGTCGGTTTCTAATTTATTTAGTGTTACTAATCTATTTAAATTGGTTATCTAGTTTTACCTTCAATATTACTagtttaaattgttatttatataGTTCCATGCAATTATATTTAGCGAATAGATATAACTCGAAAGTTTCGTTTGTAAGATGTCTTTGGCCAACAAAGTGTTATTGGAATTGCAAGGTCTCGTAAGAGATACGTGAGAGTTTTTTTCCTAAATTTCAGAAATTGATAACCGAGTTTTGTTATAAATAGACAAGGAATCCAACAAAGATTTTTTTcctaaattacattaaaaatatattttctgctTACTTAGTAATTATTCATTATATAATCTgttaattttattctaaaattcagaaattacattaaaattcattaaaaatatattattcatttataaaagaaacatttaatttgtttgacaaaaaaaaataaacgttCTGAAATTGATAACCGAGTTTTGTTATAAATTGACTATACTCAAGTTTTACGCAGTTTTCCAAGTCATACAACACGACACAACACGAAATGAAACAAAGTTCCAGAGATTACAACATAAAATCAAGTACCCAAATGCATTACTCGAAATATGCATTACTCCAAATTCATCCAAATTTAAACCCTTTTCCTTCCTTGCCGCTTGATGCGATCTGGAGGTATGATCTTCACCTCCTTGATCTGATCTGGTACATTCCAAGAAGCCATGTCGGGCACAACATTAAGTGTTCTGGAATACGCCAAATGCCACATTTCCGTCCAGTAGTATTTTGAGCACAACTCATGGATATCAAGGCGCCTGCCATCAACATTCCTAGCGAAATAGATATAAGCTGCCAGTCCATGCAGACAAGGGAACTTTTCATAGTCCCACACCTTGCAAGTACAAGTTTTTCCAACCAAGGTCGCCCAAAACACCTTTCCTGCAGCGTCAGTGATCTCGTACTTAAGCTCGTAACTATCAAGTTCCCGCACAGGTAGCTTATGTGCAACAGCCCATAGATCGTGCAAGTAGTTCTCAACCCGAGGCACCAGTCTTGTATTCATTGATCTAGAAACAACATCCTTCCGTTGAGTGAACCAATCAGAGAATTTCCTAATGATACAATCCAGCATTGGTATTAAGGCCCACCTCGTTGCCTCTTTAAACACGTTCTTCATTGATCCCAGAGTGTTGCTTGTATCCAAGTTGTACCTATCACGTGGGAAAAAAACCCTTGCCCATTTGTCCTTTTCAATACCACATTCCTCCACATACTTGTACGCAGCAGGACATCTTATCTTAAATGAGTCGTAAGCAGAATTGAAGTCATCAACCGTGTAATATCTGCCCAACTCCATAAGTTTTTGCCCGACTATATTCTTGTTGACGTTACAAGCATGCAATTTCACCTTTTCCTTCAAATGCCATAAACAATGACCATGGTGAGCCTGTGGAAACACGTTTCCTATGGCGAAGATCAAGCTCTGATTTCTTGTACTAATGAAAACCAGTTCAGAAGAGTCTGGTATAACACTTTTAAGCATCTCGAAAAACCAAGTCCAACTAGCAAGATTCTCACCATCTACTACTGCAAACGCAAGTGGATACCTCTGACCATTAGGATCCTGAGCTTTCGCGAAAACTAAAACACCACCGTTCTTCAGACGTATCCCCTCCACAGCTATCACCTTCCTCATAACTGCAAACCCTTCAATGCAAGCTCCCAAAGCTATGAAAAGGTACTCAAATTTACTTATATCATCCAATTTCAAACAGGTTTTTGTCCCCGGATTCACTTGCTCTAACATGTACAAATAACTATACAACATCTTGTAGCTCTCTTTCGGACTACCAGGTATATCTCTGACGTGATTGCTCATTGTGTCCTGCCAAAaggaacaaacaaaagaaactcaCTACAATTTCCCCTACTATTATCCTGCTACAGTTTTACCAGTTATTCGAATTTTCCCTGTTTTCCTAATTCTACCAGTTGTACCCAGTTATTCAGTTTTACTACAATTTATCAAGAACAATTGAATAATCTAGGGTTTATCCCTATCCCTCAACTCCAATTCACCTACCGAAATTCATTATATACCAATTTACCCCGAAATTAAACAAAACTTGTCACAATTACAAATCTATTAAAACCCCCAAAACCTACTTCCGAAATAATGCTAGGACAGAGCATAACTTACCGGCTGCAACTTTATCCGCCCCGACGGCAACAGACGGCAGCGTTCGAGaagctgagagagagaggagtggaGGAGGAGCTGCAAGAGGAGCTGCTAGGGAGCTGCTACGGGGGGAGGGaatcacttttttcttttttttagacCAAACCAACAAACATAAGAACCACTTTTAATTTCTCAACCCATTTTTTTTACAGACCAATCCAATTCAGATCCGACCAAACCCGAGTTATGTTGGATGCCGATTTTGGTTTGGGAAATGGGATCAAATTTTGGGTTCCAATTAAAATATGGGATGTCCTTTTGGTCTTTTCGCATATTCATTAATGGTTGATGggtataagatattttatggtGCATAGGAGATTGATTGAGGAGGAGATTAGGCATTGGAGGTGATGTCCCTAGTATTGTATATACAACTTCTCTTTCTATAGTATTGTCAGCtacttcatttttcttttttttttgtacttgAATCATTATCATCATATGGAAAGCCTAAGAAAACTATGTAGCTGATGGAGGTCAGGTCACCACCGTGAACATAAATCATTCAACATTGTAAGAattagtgacaaaaaaaaaagtgacatAATAATTAGGAAGGAATCACATAAACGACATCGTATTGAGGTTTGACTTATTCTCTTTAGTCAACTAGTGAAAACGCAgcgttttaaactttttgtttttcacCTGAGCAAGTTGAAAGTCGAAAAGACCACCAGACATACGGAGAGTTCTGTCGGAACCCAATCGAACGGCGAATGGAGGCAGACAGAGATGTGGTGATCGGAGGCGGGGCGTCTCGATACGCGCTGAAGCCAACGCGTATAAACAGCGAGGACATACTGATCTGCGTAGACGTGGATGCGGAATCGATGGTGGAGATGAAGACGACGGGAACTAACGGGAGGCCATTGACGAGGATGGAGTGCGTCAAGCAAGCCGTCATCCTATTCATCCACAATAAGCTCTCCATCAACCCGGATCATCGCTTTGCTTTCGCTACCCTCTCCAAATCAGCCGCTTGGGTACTGTGAGATTTAGGGGTTTCTTTCGATTTGATTTTCATGCTCcgtaaagttttgatttttagatttaaaaagtTGAATTCTTGGTGTTTAGGGGAgataaagtttgaaactttacaTGGATTCAGCTGGATAATGAGAAGCTATATAGTTGTAGTTAGAAGTTTTCAGCTGGTTTTGTGTTTATGTGTTATCTCTTAGTTGAACTTTGAATGTCTTTTCCATCTAGTGACTGGTTGTGTTGGAAAGAAGCTCAATATCTAGATCCACTCTACCCCCGGCTATCTGCTGAACCTGCCATCTAAATTA
It encodes:
- the LOC130510408 gene encoding uncharacterized protein LOC130510408 codes for the protein MVETRLGKRKDRLPPTDPPPQKSGTSKNSKKNKPKNLKKRKTTDEESPAVEFVGTVGVAEENEVEEPAKDVEDREKEKEESEKEKEREEENGDEDEEEEGNSDASQEEKEENGDEDEEEEGNSDASQEDKEENGDKDEDEEGNSNEEVENKDEEEIQEEEENGTLPTPEENGTPEENRGQNENENQEEGEKEPPLEAESENVDGDGDGVLGQGEEELEATEAIKPLRMYFYESEYKKQIKIATKCFVNDVMVTFANLKPKMSDTERKWFEKHPQFCHVFHMEKDSNHMVQGMWMLLLRTVDGSKRKEVWFIVNGVPIRYGLREHALISGLSCRNYPLGYKEFGDRKFVKRHFKKGESIRLEDVKAKLLAMGEHRDRLKMMVLFFLGSVICAQTKVGKGAKDISIDSWVKRLAEGHSVFFEEMYDVDVAARDPNAQEAVDEDQDDEDQDDEVGGEEGGASQKKMMEELIKQVKMIGTQLKRVKKTMDKFEERMVVPFEAFMKKAMDEGQGSGE
- the LOC130511955 gene encoding uncharacterized protein LOC130511955; translation: MSNHVRDIPGSPKESYKMLYSYLYMLEQVNPGTKTCLKLDDISKFEYLFIALGACIEGFAVMRKVIAVEGIRLKNGGVLVFAKAQDPNGQRYPLAFAVVDGENLASWTWFFEMLKSVIPDSSELVFISTRNQSLIFAIGNVFPQAHHGHCLWHLKEKVKLHACNVNKNIVGQKLMELGRYYTVDDFNSAYDSFKIRCPAAYKYVEECGIEKDKWARVFFPRDRYNLDTSNTLGSMKNVFKEATRWALIPMLDCIIRKFSDWFTQRKDVVSRSMNTRLVPRVENYLHDLWAVAHKLPVRELDSYELKYEITDAAGKVFWATLVGKTCTCKVWDYEKFPCLHGLAAYIYFARNVDGRRLDIHELCSKYYWTEMWHLAYSRTLNVVPDMASWNVPDQIKEVKIIPPDRIKRQGRKRV